A single window of Nicotiana sylvestris chromosome 3, ASM39365v2, whole genome shotgun sequence DNA harbors:
- the LOC138888639 gene encoding uncharacterized protein, whose amino-acid sequence MFDSSIVVSVASSASSAAAARRAVGSKPLRRHCFVVNQEDHVAASSSQLLPVSAIDATISAARRALLPLRHDQHCCSRFCYCVAAIPSLLPSFSRLAMASTVHSAVAASSLHILRENPPKRTPTVAAHVSAMDEQALMLPWPAADCCSFLSIFFVSNALQAFTNQLPVAPLTPTTKNNTLENPHSGLVNSGCGGTPNESRDGEPETSQGVERPHRSNTWSATCNEMIDMDKYSQQSWKPSAAPLPISKKFKMPDIPKYDGTTDPRDHVVAFTTSVKGNDLTKQEIESVLVKKFGEILTKRTLTWYYLLPKNSIDSFIRAHSGAQKVEKRMEDIFKIKQGDMELLREFVDRFQRERKMLPRVPDNWAAMAYNTKLRIEDDTITQSRKEERVSSRCAETEKSSSKNRYEPYMGPEGRDSRSKQDNSWYDHRSKDRESGSSSRFGKERNTREMRDDNRSSKAKIGGYNFNVSTLELVAILRSMGDKVRWPKEMRSNPSRRNPDFWCEFHNDHGHKTADCRLLQDEVEHLLKQGYLIELFSEKGKQTYMKNMQESPKPPSPKRTVNVISGGEEINDVTYTAAKKVSKIQSHTKSEFDSSVNIILLRVVNEMQANNKLIPKTHTLFGFDNSSVVTKGEIILTTFAEGVVKDTKFQVVEMDMTYNMILGRPWIHEMDVVPSTIHQVIKFPSQWGIRQIRGDQQASRNCFAWSHSDMTGVLTEVITRKLNEDPSYPPVKQKKRKQSSFKNHVIQDAVQKLLKIRSIREVKYPDWLAKYCGHKLLSFLDAYSGYNQIKMNPLDEEKTSFITNRETYYYKVMSFGLKNVGATYQRLTTKMFQENLGKTMEVYIDDMLVKPQQTGDHIQHLTDTFQIFRKFNMKLNPEKCAFDVSSALKKQNQFEWSEECQQALKNLKSYLSNPPLLAKPKDREKLLVYLVVSEVAGSAVLVQEDQGKQSPIYYVGKSLLDAETRYPHLEKLALALIMASRKLRPYFQCHLISVVTAYPLRNILHKQELSGRLAKWAIELSEFDILYQPRTAIKSQVLADFVADFSQGIQLEAEKELQVFNESNPGTWTLFTNGSSNVKGAGLELARELGIEQVIIKSDSQLVVNQMQGTYTTREVRMQQYLEKARDLVRQFQTWKVMQIPREENAKADALANLASAVDVTNE is encoded by the exons ATGTTCGATTCCTCCATTGTCGTTTCTGTtgcatcgtctgcttcttctgctgctgctgcacgtcgagcagttggttCGAAGCCACTCCGTCGCCACTGTTTTGTCGTCAACCAAGAAGACCACGTTGCTGCTTCTTCGTCGCAGCTGCTGCCCGTGTCCGCCATTGACGCAACCATTTCTGCTGCTCGACGTGCGCTGCTGCCTCTTCGCCATGACCAGCACTGCTGTTCACGTTTTTGTTACTGTGTTGCTGCTATTCCATCGCTGCTGCCTTCCTTCTCGCGTCTAGCCATGGCTTCTACTGTTCACTCAGCTGTGGCTGCATCGTCACTTCATATTCTTCGCGAAAACCCTCCCAAACGCACCCCAACTGTTGCTGCTCACGTTtccgccatggacgagcaagctttgatgctgccatggccagctgcggactgctgctccttcctctccatcttcttc GTAAGCAATGCTCTTCAGGCTTTTACCAACCAGTTGCCGGTTGCACCGCTAACACCAACTAcaaaaaacaacaccctggaaaATCCTCACTCCGGACTCGTTAATTCAGGCTGTGGCGGGACTCCCAACGAATCTCGAGATGGAGAACCAG AAACATCTCAAGGAGTAGAGCGACCGCATAGATCAAATACTTGGAGTGCCACCTGTAATGAGATGATAGATATGGACAAATATTCACAACAAtcttggaagccaagtgccgcTCCTCTACCAATTTCGAAGAAATTCAAGatgcccgatattccaaaatacgatggaacaactgatccgCGAGATCACGTAGTTGCATTCACAACCAGTGTAAAGGGAAACGACttgaccaagcaagaaattgaatcagtattggtcaaaaaattTGGAGAAATACTCACTAAGAGAACATTAACATGGTACTATCTTTTACCAAAAAATTCTATAGATTCATTTATCagagcacactcgggagctcaaaaggttgaaaaaagaatggaggacattttcaaaataaagcaagGAGATATGGAGCTGCTCAGAGAATTCGTAGACAGATTCCAGCGTGAGAGGAAAATGTTGccacgtgtacctgataactgggcggCTATGGC ataCAACACGAAGCTGCGGATAGAAGATGATACCATCACTCAGTCTCGAAAAGAGGAAAGGGTAAGTTCAAGATGCGCTGAAACTGAAAAAAGTTCcagtaaaaataggtacgagccctATATGGGACCAGAAGGAAGAGACTCGCGTTCAAAACAGGATAACTCATGGTATGATCATAGATCAAAAGATCGAGAGTCAGGTTCATCATCAAGGTTCGGAAAAGAGCGAAACACACGAGAGATGCGAGATGATAACAGAAGCTCGAAGGCAAAGATCGGCGGTTACAACTTTAATGTTAGCACATTAGAGTTAGTAGCAatattaagaagcatgggagataaggtacgatggccaaaggaaatgagatcaaacccGAGTAGGCGAAATCCTGAtttttggtgcgagtttcataacgATCACGGTCACAAAACGGCGGATTGTAGATTGCTGCAAGACGAAGTTGAACATTTATTAAAGCAAGGATATCTAATCGAATtgtttagtgaaaaaggtaagcAAACGTATATGAAGAACATGCAGGAGTCCCCTAAACCCCCTTCACCAAAAAGGACGGTTAATGTCATAAGTGGAGGAGAAGAAATTAATGACGTAACATATACGGCAGCCAAGAAGGTTTCAAAAATACAGTCACACACGAAAAGCGAGTTCGACAG CTCCGTGAATATCATTCTGTTAAGAGTGGTAAACGAAATGCAAGCTAATAATAAGCTGATACCCAAGACACACACCTTATTTGGTTTTGACAACTCGAGCGTCGTAACAAAAGGGGAGATAATactcaccacattcgcagaaggagttgtcaaagacacgaaatttcaggtggtagagatggatatgacttacaatatgattcttggtagaccatggattcacgaaatggatgttgttccatctACCATACATCAAGTTATCAAGTTTCCATCACAATGGGGGATACGTCAAATTCGTGGTGACCAACAAGCTTCGCGAA attgttttgcttggtcccattcagACATGACAGGTGTACTAACGGAGGTGATAACTCgcaaattaaatgaagacccatcgtacccacctgtcaagcaaaagaaaaggaagcaaaGCTCCTTCAAAAACCATGTGATTCAAGATGCAGTGCagaaacttttaaaaattaggtctatccgcgaggtaaagtatccagaTTGGTTAGCTAAATATTGTG ggcacaaattgttaagttttttagatgcctattcagggtataatcagattaaaatgaaTCCTCTAGATGAAGagaaaacttctttcatcacaaacAGGGAGACTTACTATTACAAAGTCATGTCATTCGGTTTAAAAAATGTTGGGGCCACATACCAAAGGCTAAcgaccaaaatgtttcaagagaatttaggaaaaaccatggaggtgtATATAGATGATATGTTGGTCAAACCACAACAAACAGGAGACCATATTCAACACTTGACTGATACATTTCAGATTTTTCGCAAATTCAACATGAAAttaaatcctgagaaatgtgcatttgacGTCTCATCAG CTTTAAAAAAGCAGAACCAATTTGAATGGTCTGAAGAATGTCAACAAGCACTTAAGAATTTAAAGTCATACCTGTCAAATCCACCACTGTTAGCCAAACCAAAAGATAGGGAGAAATTGCTTGTCTACCTTGTAGTTTCAGAAGTGGCGGGAAGTGCAGTATTAGTTCAAGAAGATCAAGGTAAACAATCACCAATTTATTATGTTGGCAAATCTCTGCTAGATGCTGAGACTCGATATCCTCATTTAGAGAAACTTGCATTAGCTTTAATTATGGCATCTAGGAAATTAAGACCTTACTTCCAATGTCATCTTATTTCTGTGGTAACCGCCTACCCCTTACGTAATATATTGCATAAACAAGAGTTATCTGGTAGATTAGCcaagtgggctatagaattaagtgaatttgacattttatatcaacctagaactgcaATAAAATCACAAGTTTTAGCAGATTTTGTGGCAGACTTTAGCCAAGGGATacagttagaagcagaaaaagaattgcagGTATTTAACGAATCTAATCCAGGTACCTGGACCTTATTTACTAACGGTTCATCAaatgtaaaaggagcag gtttagagttGGCACGAGAGCTTGGAATAGAGCAGGTAATAATCAAAAGTGACTCGCAGCTTGTTGTTAACCAAATGCAGGGGACTTATACAACTAGAGAGGTGAGGATGCAGCAATACCTGGAAAAGGCACGAGATTTGGTCAGACAATTTCAAACTTGGAAAGTCATGCAAATACCAAGGGAAGAAAATGCCAAGGCAGACGCCCTAGCAAATCTTGCATCTGCCGTGGATGTAACAAATGAATAG